In Bacteriovorax stolpii, a single genomic region encodes these proteins:
- a CDS encoding GNAT family N-acetyltransferase, which yields MTKFIIIDKASALTPEALSFLKDYDQRFFPTPWDEKSWEQVFDSASERFILLADEGFALFDINSADSLAHLLKILINPDKRGAGLGKALLSEAIEILKSRGIKTFFLEVEENNDSAIGLYQRAGFKIIHKKKHFYSNGSTALIMTLSV from the coding sequence ATGACTAAATTTATTATTATCGACAAAGCCTCTGCCTTAACACCAGAGGCTTTGTCGTTTTTAAAGGACTACGATCAGCGTTTTTTCCCAACTCCATGGGATGAGAAGTCGTGGGAGCAGGTCTTTGACTCGGCGAGTGAGAGATTTATTCTCCTGGCCGACGAAGGGTTTGCTTTATTTGACATCAATAGCGCAGATTCCCTTGCTCATTTGCTTAAAATCCTCATCAATCCAGACAAAAGAGGCGCAGGTTTAGGGAAGGCCCTTTTAAGTGAAGCTATTGAAATATTAAAGAGCAGGGGAATAAAAACATTTTTCCTTGAAGTCGAAGAAAACAATGATTCGGCCATTGGTCTTTATCAAAGAGCAGGCTTTAAAATCATTCATAAGAAAAAGCATTTTTATAGCAACGGGAGCACGGCCCTCATTATGACTCTTAGTGTTTAG